One genomic window of Vagococcus sp. CY52-2 includes the following:
- a CDS encoding phage head-tail connector protein → MFDDIQTLINGSLEEKLKVIEKLTTQRLAVLLTVDTADDIPSKFNYIIADVSVKRFNRLSNEGMKSYSEEGLSFSFPDSDFDEFKDEITEFKRKKALEDDPLKGVFRFI, encoded by the coding sequence ATGTTTGATGATATTCAAACGCTTATCAATGGTTCACTCGAAGAAAAGTTAAAAGTCATTGAAAAACTAACCACTCAACGATTAGCTGTTTTATTGACCGTAGACACCGCAGACGATATACCTAGTAAATTTAACTATATTATCGCTGATGTGTCTGTTAAACGGTTCAATAGGCTTTCTAACGAGGGAATGAAGTCGTATTCAGAAGAAGGTCTTAGTTTCTCGTTTCCTGATTCTGATTTCGACGAGTTTAAGGACGAAATAACAGAATTCAAACGTAAGAAAGCGTTAGAGGACGACCCACTAAAAGGGGTGTTTCGATTTATATGA